One part of the Rutidosis leptorrhynchoides isolate AG116_Rl617_1_P2 chromosome 1, CSIRO_AGI_Rlap_v1, whole genome shotgun sequence genome encodes these proteins:
- the LOC139892323 gene encoding protein ENHANCED DISEASE RESISTANCE 2-like — MFDCDEAIVTVDRSSRKEDTMTELENVPPNISVRGEKEEDDDYYSYCDSMEETHSENSWSDSSHSSPQFHDIPPPKFSLAVAFLRKLHGSVVQKKGGASLEDIEWQDSFLSNNDASFPNDPTGELLNSWGAAEASSFQIRGKTYLKDRKKVTGKGTLMELVASNMLKSNTKQEDFAGRSGSICQKFAAVDRPDFFFIVNMQIPGPTTTFHIAFYYATTTPLKDVPLLQNFVDGDDEYRNARFKLIPRVSKGPWIIKQSVGNRPCLLGQVLKIQYVRGKNYLELDIDVGSSMIAKKVANRVLSAFNNLIVEAAFLIQGNTPEELPEHLLGTCRMSHIDISKVPCT; from the exons ATGTTTGATTGCGATGAAGCTATTGTGACCGTTGATCGAAGCTCAAGAAAGGAGGATACGATGACTGAATTAGAAAATGTTCCTCCAAACATTTCGGTCCGTGGAGAAAAAGAGGAAGACGATGATTACTATAGTTACTGCGATTCCATGGAAGAAACACATTCTGAAAATAGCTGGTCTGATTCTTCCCATTCATCCCCTCAG TTTCACGATATTCCTCCTCCCAAGTTCTCGCTTGCTGTTGCTTTCTTGAGAAAGTTACATGGTTCAGTAG TGCAGAAAAAGGGTGGTGCATCGTTGGAGGATATCGAGTGGCAAGATAGTTTTTTAAGCAACAATGATGCTTCTTTTCCTAATGATCCAACTGGTGAGCTGTTGAATAGTTGGGGAGCTGCTGAGGCCTCATCGTTTCAAATTCGTGGAAAAACTTACTTGAAAGATCGTAAAAAG GTTACAGGTAAAGGCACATTGATGGAACTTGTTGCATCAAACATGTTGAAATCAAACACCAAACAAGAGGATTTTGCTGGCCGTTCTGGTAGCATTTGTCAG AAATTTGCAGCCGTCGATCGCCCAGATTTCTTTTTCATTGTGAATATGCAG ATCCCGGGACCAACGACAACTTTCCACATTGCTTTCTATTATGCAACAACTACTCCTCTTAAAGATGTCCCGTTGCTACAAAACTTTGTAGACGGAGATGATGAATATAGGAATGCAAGATTTAAGCTCATACCTCGTGTGTCTAAG GGACCATGGATTATAAAACAAAGTGTTGGAAATAGACCCTGCTTGCTAGGACAAGTTCTCAAGATTCAATATGTTCGCGGAAAGAACTACTTAGAG CTAGATATAGATGTTGGCTCATCTATGATTGCAAAGAAGGTGGCAAACAGAGTTTTGAGTGCCTTCAACAACTTAATAGTTGAAGCCGCCTTTCTTATACAG GGAAATACACCAGAAGAATTACCGGAACATCTACTTGGTACATGTCGTATGAGCCATATCGATATATCAAAAGTGCCTTGTACGTAG